One stretch of Girardinichthys multiradiatus isolate DD_20200921_A chromosome 2, DD_fGirMul_XY1, whole genome shotgun sequence DNA includes these proteins:
- the LOC124883714 gene encoding zinc finger C3H1 domain-containing protein-like isoform X1, with protein MNSNSVSRSKAEDGELEDGEICDDETEERAPPRRGEGRRPRGGARPRPRKQHQLPHNIRSLLGPPPHDFRLMMPYNPGPHLHGLFPPNLRQPDRPPAPPPPGMSLPPLPPPPGLVLHGETNNRSNFWERSHGALGRFRHRVLPNGGRGSWKRGGGLGGNNRGGHGRPGPVDIHGSPSRIQKQPPRVRVRKVGSNITRPDPSMDESFEDLLSKYKQIQLELDCIRKAETMALEPAASPVTDNAAAAPPAEARLAPEPTPELSLGPVGEEQLDKDEKKVFQAFNIKPLRHKLPTPAELDELQRKLEEQDTGGAEPGSSEAAEPEGNVAAAVEEQQQGAPSGEETNQEEKQNSQHVSLCCSESSASSEESTVSSDKPVEKLEEEELSELQLRLLALQSASKKWQQQEQQVMRKSKDRIVKASQDSVPGSGATPPDRQRVTTRSASSAAAATAAEQNRSRSKASDRDRTKGGPRLAGRDRLKQSPKPGPRVPADRSRALGKAHSTKRLINPGSTAKQAVRKQQLRTWKLQQQRKQEETRRQEEDDRRKREEEIRRIRDLSNQDEQYNRFMKLVGGKRTHSRSRDQDHRKCAGKPGLDTSGNLYQYDNYDEVAMDTDSETSSPVPSPMHNFLPSDETVCYPPLGLYGAEAAAYGMDFSQAFLSPIMPGIPPPPPPLPPPPDELEPPPKPPFADEEEEEEMLLRETCLMSMANKRVAAAEKSSSGPPSPSCPPPVEVQLPPRGNLSTVSLNTVPPSRSSRFSRAHPAARGPLVLPRHKSVVVSLKDSDDSDSDLDPCSSSQTVFGGLEFMIKEVRRTVEATKPKTASGCEKENNPVRTPETLPEAKKAEYRLLKEEIASREKQRMLKDRSSPAAPEPVLESSSKPAAELRLSEAEQRLSKHRELLQRDEAILRHLLQQELKKSETLRAAETKMVKLREQLQASEKIVAANRTLLKKLQEQVQRVEQRVSLKKTVAVRLEQDLMQAQLVAGRGPKRPTESNQTMPSKLQRLDTAPRGSERHFAELIAQKRRLQQLESEYALKIQKLKEAQARRNKVVPAELPAPAPVPPPPTQSQQLPPSSPFHLPQPSLHDLSQDKLVLDSEDIPETEDQEPEAAPLLAVAKGSRRASLRKSSSSFTKPHLETPNSAASKDGSSSKANKMASSSELPAEMFAGLDVDGLKKRYQQQARLEELLQRELRKIKEDINDSSTGQLVPVELEAGNQPVVSELKPVSFEPYRSPLLVFRSYRFSPYYRTKEKFSLSSVTYSNTIEPNKCFCRFDLTGTCNDDGCRWQHMRNCTLSGNQLFQEILSYNLTLIGCSESSSDEEIRTATENYMKKLFGPNKDRMGIDQKAVLLVSKVNESKRHVPPYTTCKDTRRWKPKPSALGSAGPEDDSDDDASAANLTTVGGDDFSKSIKPAVDVVTSEDRRYFVSETDDISNLEASILESPRDTQLWIKLAFKYLNQSEASAAECLEAALNTLSRALESNCDDPEVWSHYLSLFSRRGSQEEVREMCEMAVEHAPNHRVWWNYLTLESSFEEKDYVCDRLLQFLQDEASTGVTEKLSFQLMEALLYRVQLNLFTGRMESALAILQMALKSAQDHSLAEFLTASDRALLWLSYIHLTEFDELPSSLYDPAESGPGRLVCTKSFQLPWTTQQDISTPPDMLVALFQDAIHQCSEESVPDSERTLACMPLYTNLVLLYKMLQRYEEGVALCVSLLEFFPDSCTLRDALADLHISGGNGEQAVSMWLNALADCPHNAQVFYHCCRFLMAQDKSNAISPLFRGFILSLCEDEQSQKTPVDVLRHFLGFSTPELLSGPIIRTELEEQLRQQTSFLHLLHCRWMWLHGSEEEAIEAFERALGSVLQLEDLHTLWMDYLQFSCSPQTLSVTRKLFPDLVHRCLSTLPSRLELPFNPAQFWSCYDFHNKVVSLYLRGVPLSQRALVLERLRNAMPNNTELGLRLLHQELLEGNMEQLKFQARMLTGNTPRCLSSWRIAIAVERELKERGQMRLLYQQAVQNLPLCAALWKDRLLFEAMEGGASDRLRRLVDCCQQAGVNRSIGGVNL; from the exons ATGAATTCAAATAGTGTCAGTCGATCAAAGGCAGAGGACGGGGAGCTAGAAGACGGAGAGATCTGCGATGATGAAACCGAGGAGAGGGCTCCTCCGCGGCGGGGGGAAGGGCGCAGGCCCCGCGGCGGCGCTAGGCCGCGGCCGAGAAAACAGCACCAATTACCGCATAACATACGGTCTCTACTGGGGCCCCCACCGCATGACTTTAGGCTCATGATGCCCTACAACCCCGGACCTCACCTTCACGGTCTGTTCCCCCCGAACCTAAGGCAGCCAGACCGGCCTCCCGCCCCGCCGCCTCCCGGGATGTCGCTGCCTCCTCTGCCGCCGCCACCCGGACTCGTTCTGCACGGAGAGACCAACAACCGCTCCAACTTCTGGGAGCGGAGCCATGGAGCTCTGGGAAGGTTTCGGCACCGGGTCTTGCCGAACGGAGGACGGGGGTCCTGGAAACGAGGAGGAGGTCTCGGGGGCAACAACAGAGGTGGACATGGAAGACCCGGACCCGTAGACATCCACGGATCTCCCTCAAGAATTC AGAAGCAGCCGCCAAGGGTCCGAGTCAGGAAAGTGGGTTCTAACATCACCAGACCCGATCCCAGTATGGACGAGAGCTTCGAGGATCTGCTGTCCAAGTACAAGCAGATCCAGCTGGAGCTTGATTGCATCCGCAAAGCTGAGACTATGGCGCTGGAGCCGGCAGCTTCCCCTGTCACGGATAATGCCGCTGCCGCTCCTCCTGCAGAGGCCAGACTGGCACCAGAACCAACACCAGAACTGTCTTTAGGTCCAGTGGGAGAAGAGCAGCTGGATAAGGATGAGAAGAAAGTTTTCCAGGCGTTCAACATCAAACCTCTTCGACATAAACTTCCCACGCCTGCTGAACTGGATGAGCTGCAAAGGAAGTTGGAAGAGCAGGATACAGGAG GTGCAGAACCAGGAAGCTCAGAGGCCGCAGAACCTGAGGGAAATGTAGCTGCagctgtggaggagcagcagcagggcGCACCTTCTGGTGAGGAAACCAATCAAGAGGAGAAGCAGAATTCTCAACATGTCAGCTTGTGTTGCAGTGAATCATCAGCCTCCAGTGAGGAGTCAACTGTGTCTTCTGACAAG CCTgtggagaagctggaggaggaggagctatCAGAGCTGCAGCTCCGCCTCTTGGCGCTGCAGTCAGCCAGTAAGAAGTGgcagcagcaggagcagcagGTGATGAGAAAGAGCAAAGACCGGATTGTTAAAGCCTCCCAGGACTCGGTTCCTGGTTCTGGAGCAACTCCGCCGGACAGGCAGCGAGTCACGACCAGGTCCGCCTCCTCTGCAGCTGCCGCCACCGCTGCAGAACAGAATAGGAGCAGGTCCAAAGCTTCAGACAGAGACAGGACCAAGGGCGGGCCCAGACTAGCCGGCAGAGACCGACTGAAACAGAGTCCGAAGCCAGGTCCCAGAGTCCCAGCTGACAGGAGCCGAGCTTTAGGAAAAGCTCACAGCACAAAGAGGCTGATCAATCCAG GCTCCACAGCCAAGCAGGCGGTCAGGAAACAGCAGCTCCGTACGTggaagctgcagcagcagcgaAAACAGGAGGAGACTCGACGGCAGGAGGAGGATGATCGCCGGAAACGGGAGGAGGAAATCCGCCGCATTCGGGACTTGTCCAACCAGGACGAGCAGTACAACCGCTTCATGAAGCTGGTTGGAGGAAAGAGGACACACAGTAGG TCCAGAGACCAGGACCACAGGAAATGTGCCGGAAAGCCAGGCCTGGACACCTCAGGGAACCTCTACCAGTATGACAACTACGACGAGGTAGCCATGGACACGGACAGTGAGACCAGCTCACCAG TGCCATCACCCATGCACAACTTCCTGCCTTCAGATGAGACTGTGTGCTATCCTCCACTGGGCCTCTATGGTGCTGAGGCTGCAGCCTACGGAATG GATTTCTCGCAGGCCTTCCTCTCCCCCATCATGCCAGGTATTCCTCCCCCACCTCCCCCTCTCCCCCCACCTCCTGATGAATTGGAGCCTCCCCCCAAGCCTCCGTTTGCTgacgaagaggaggaggaggagatgctGCTCAGGGAGACATGTCTTATGTCGATGGCCAACAAGAGGGTGGCAGCAGctgag AAGAGCTCCAGCGGTCCCCCGTCTCCGAGCTGTCCGCCTCCCGTCGAAGTCCAACTGCCCCCCAGAGGAAACTTGAGCACGGTCAGCCTGAACACAGTGCCCCCGTCCCGGAGCAGCAGGTTCAGCAGAGCGCATCCTGCTGCCAGAGGTCCACTGGTG CTACCCAGGCACAAGTCTGTGGTGGTTTCCCTCAAAGATTCAGATGATAGTGACTCAGACCTGGACCCCTGCAGCTCCTCCCAGACTGTGTTTGGAGGTCTGGAGTTCATGATCAAAGAGGTCCGAAGGACTGTTGAG GCAACAAAGCCGAAAACGGCATCAGGATGTGAGAAGGAGAACAACCCAGTCAGAACCCCAGAAACTCTCCCTGAAGCCAAGAAGGCAGAGTACCGTCTCCTCAAAGAGGAGATCGCCAG CAGGGAGAAGCAGAGGATGCTGAAGGATCGCAGCTCGCCTGCTGCCCCGGAACCTGTTCTGGAGTCCTCCTCAAAACCAGCGGCTGAGCTCAGGCTGAGTGAGGCTGAGCAGAGACTCAGCAAGCACAG AGAGCTGCTGCAGAGGGACGAAGCCATCCTTAGACATCTGCTGCAACAGGAGCTGAAAAAGTCAGAGACCCTAAGGGCAGCTGAGACCAAGATGGTCAAACTGAGAGAGCAGCTGCAGGCGTCTGAAAAGATTGTGGCTGCCAACAGGACGCTGCTGAAGAAGTTGCAGGAACAG GTGCAGCGTGTTGAACAGCGGGTGTCCCTGAAGAAGACTGTGGCTGTCCGACTGGAGCAGGATCTGATGCAGGCTCAGCTGGTTGCCGGCAGAGGACCCAAACGCCCCACAGAGTCCAACCAGACCATG CCCAGCAAGCTGCAACGTCTGGACACAGCTCCTCGTGGCTCTGAGCGACACTTTGCCGAGCTCATCGCTCAGAAACGGCGATTACAGCAGTTGGAGTCTGAGTACGCCCTCAAGATCCAGAAACTAAAGGAGGCTCAAGCTCGGCGCAACAAAGTAGTCCCAGCAGAACTACCAGCCCCAGCACCCGTCCCACCCCCTCCCACTCAGAGCCAGCAGCTGCCCCCCTCCAGCCCCTTTCACCTACCTCAGCCCTCCCTGCACGACCTGTCCCAGGACAAGCTGGTTCTGGACAGTGAGGACATACCCGAGACTGAGGATCAAGAACCAGAGGCTGCCCCTCTCTTGGCTGTAGCTAAAGGCAGCCGCCGTGCCTCCCTCCGGAAATCCAGCAGCTCCTTCACCAAACCCCACCTGGAAACTCCAAACTCTGCCGCTTCTAAAGACGGCAGCAGCTCTAAGGCAAACAAGATGGCATCCAGCTCGGAGCTCCCTGCAGAGATGTTTGCGGGTCTGGACGTGGACGGTCTAAAGAAGAGGTACCAGCAGCAGGCCCggctggaggagctgctgcagagggAGCTGCGTAAAATAAAGGAGGACATTAATGACTCCTCCACTGGACAG CTGGTCCCAGTGGAGCTGGAAGCTGGGAACCAGCCTGTGGTATCGGAGCTAAAGCCGGTCTCATTTGAGCCATATCGCAGCCCATTGCTAGTCTTCAGGTCATATAG GTTCAGTCCCTACTACAGGACCAAGGAGAAGTTTTCTCTAAGCTCTGTGACCTACAGCAACACCATCGAACCAAACAAGTGTTTCTGTCGCTTTGACCTGACAGGAACCTGCAACGACGACGGCTGCAGATG GCAGCACATGAGGAATTGCACGCTGAGCGGGAATCAGCTCTTCCAGGAGATTCTGTCCTATAATCTGACCCTGATTGGCTGTTCGGAGAGCAGCTCGGATGAGGAGATCCGCACCGCCACAG AGAACTACATGAAGAAGCTGTTTGGTCCAAACAAAGACCGAATGGGGATTGATCAGAAGGCTGTCCTACTGGTCAGTAAAGTCAACGAAAGCAAGCGACACG TGCCTCCATACACCACCTGCAAAGACACAAGGAGGTGGAAACCGAAGCCGTCGGCACTGGGCTCCGCCGGCCCAGAGGACGACAGCGATGATGATGCATCAGCTGCTAACCTGACGACTGTAGGAGGAG ACGACTTCTCAAAGAGCATCAAGCCTGCTGTGGACGTGGTCACCTCTGAGGACCGACGGTACTTCGTTAGCGAGACAGATGACATTTCCAACCTAGAGGCGAGCATCCTGGAGAGTCCGAGAGACACTCAGTTATGGATCAAACTCGCCTTCAAGTACTTGAACCAAAGCGAGGC CTCTGCAGCAGAATGTCTGGAAGCAGCTCTGAATACCCTCTCTCGTGCTCTGGAGAGTAACTGTGACGACCCCGAGGTGTGGAGTCACTACCTGTCTCTATTCTCCAGACGAGGCAGCCAGGAGGAGGTGCGGGAGATGTGTGAGATGGCCGTGGAGCATGCACCCAACCACAGAGTGTGGTGGAAC TACCTGACCCTGGAGAGCTCGTTTGAGGAGAAGGACTATGTGTGCGACCGCCTGCTGCAGTTCCTACAGGACGAGGCGTCCACAGGCGTCACAGAGAAGCTATCCTTCCAGCTGATGGAGGCTCTGCTCTACAGAGTGCAACTTAATCTGTTTACAGGCCGGATGGAGAGCGCTTTGGCCATCTTACAG ATGGCCTTGAAATCAGCTCAGGACCACAGCTTAGCAGAGTTCCTGACAGCCAGCGACCGGGCGCTGCTCTGGCTCTCCTACATTCACCTGACTGAGTTTGACGAGCTGCCGTCCAGCCTGTACGACCCGGCAGAGTCCGGCCCAGGAAGGCTAGTCTGCACGAAGTCCTTCCAGCTGCCGTGGACGACGCAGCAGGACATCAGCACGCCTCCCGACATGCTTGTTGCTCTTTTCCAAG ATGCCATCCATCAGTGCAGTGAGGAATCTGTGCCCGACAGTGAGAGGACGCTGGCCTGCATGCCGCTCTACACCAACCTCGTCCTGCTTTACAAAATGTTGCAAAG GTATGAAGAGGGCGTGGCTCTGTGCGTGTCTCTGTTGGAGTTTTTTCCTGACTCATGCACGCTGCGTGACGCTCTAGCCGACCTCCACATCAGTGGAGGAAACGGCGAGCAGGCTGTCAGCATGTGGCTGAACGCTCTGGCTGACTGCCCACACAACGCTCAGGTGTTCTACCACTGCTGCAGGTTCCTTATGGCTCAG GACAAGTCGAATGCTATTTCTCCTCTGTTCCGAGGATTCATCCTGTCGCTCTGTGAGGACGAACAGAGTCAGAAGACACCTGTGGACGTCCTACG TCACTTCCTAGGATTTTCCACCCCAGAGCTGCTAAGCGGCCCCATCATCAGGACCGAGCTGGAGGAGCAGCTCAGACAGCAAACATCTTTTCTTCACCTGCTTCACTG tcGTTGGATGTGGCTGCACGGCTCCGAGGAGGAGGCCATTGAGGCATTTGAACGAGCGTTGGGGTCGGTTCTGCAGCTTGAGGATCTTCACACTCTGTGGATGGA CTACCTGCAGTTCAGCTGTAGTCCGCAGACCCTCAGCGTCACTCGAAAACTGTTCCCAGATCTGGTCCATCGTTGCCTCAGCACACTTCCTTCACGGTTAGAGCTTCCCTTCAACCCTGCACAGTTCTGGAGCTGCTACGACTTCCATAACAAG GTTGTTTCCCTTTACCTGAGAGGTGTGCCACTGTCCCAGCGTGCTCTGGTACTGGAGAGACTGAGAAATGCTATGCCAAACAACACTGAGCTGGGTCTTag GTTGTTGCATCAGGAGCTTCTTGAAGGAAACATGGAGCAGCTGAAGTTTCAGGCCCGTATGCTGACCGGCAACACTCCCAGATGTTTGTCCAGCTGGAGAAT AGCGATCGCTGTGGAGCGGGAGCTGAAGGAGCGTGGCCAG ATGCGTCTTCTGTATCAGCAAGCTGTCCAAAACCTGCCGCTGTGCGCCGCCCTGTGGAAAGAT CGGTTGTTGTTCGAGGCAATGGAGGGCGGAGCCTCTGACCGTCTGCGGCGGCTGGTGGACTGCTGTCAGCAGGCGGGCGTCAACCGGAGCATCGGGGGGGTGAATCTTTGA